The following coding sequences lie in one Capnocytophaga stomatis genomic window:
- a CDS encoding RelA/SpoT family protein has protein sequence MEWRLDLEEENKAIAREYKELLSISYQTLTEEDKKLIRLAFDTAVDAHKDQRRKSGEPYIFHPIAVAKIVASQIGLDAVSIAAALLHDVVEDTDYTVEDMERLFGKTVAHIVEGLTKISHLSRENDVSLQAENFRKLLLTMNDDVRVIIIKIADRLHNMQTMDSMAEHKQAKIASETLYIYAPLAHRIGLYNIKTELEDLGLKYTDSEYYYSILGKMEESKEEQKSYIESFTKIIESSLNSQKIDYRIKGRPKSIYSIYKKMEAQNVTFEEIYDKFAIRIIYKSSPEEEKFLAWKIYSIVTDHFRPNPTRLRDWISSPKSTGYEALHITVMGPKGRWVEVQIRSERMHEIAEKGYAAHFKYKHGSQKEAGIEEWLNRLQEVLEGSEGNAVDFVEDFKLNLYAKEIFVFTPNGEIKSLPKGATPLDFAFYIHTGVGMKTRGAKVNNKLVPLSHVLRSGDQVEIITAENAKPNKNWLNYATTAKARNKIKSALKEEVKIVASEGKELLMRKLKQLKVILTEDVVNELVSHFKTKTSLDVFYQVGTGEITNQMLRDFASKRSSFFNFFKSKITTNKKPTEEIIHTPNEHYDSIVFGKEEESLDYTFAKCCNPIPGDSIFGFITINEGIKVHKKNCPNAISMQSNYAYRIMPAKWIKSEEQEFKVAVRISGLDRDGLVGDISRVISENKFVKLTNINIDAEGNMFNGKVSITVNNNATLKKLMQDLKTLKGVDKVSRL, from the coding sequence ATGGAATGGAGACTTGATTTAGAGGAAGAAAACAAAGCGATTGCAAGAGAATACAAAGAGCTTTTAAGTATTAGTTATCAAACTCTTACGGAGGAAGACAAAAAACTTATTCGTTTGGCTTTCGATACAGCAGTTGATGCTCATAAAGACCAACGAAGAAAAAGTGGAGAACCCTACATTTTTCACCCGATTGCTGTTGCAAAAATAGTTGCTTCTCAGATAGGATTGGATGCAGTTTCTATCGCGGCGGCTTTGTTGCACGATGTAGTGGAAGACACTGACTACACGGTGGAAGATATGGAGCGTCTTTTTGGGAAAACCGTAGCTCATATTGTGGAAGGACTTACAAAAATTTCGCATCTCAGCCGTGAAAATGATGTTTCGTTGCAGGCGGAAAATTTTAGAAAGTTGCTTCTGACAATGAATGATGACGTTCGTGTGATTATCATCAAAATTGCTGACAGACTGCACAATATGCAAACGATGGATTCGATGGCAGAACACAAACAAGCCAAAATAGCTTCCGAAACATTGTATATTTACGCTCCGTTGGCTCATCGTATTGGTCTTTACAATATTAAAACCGAATTAGAAGATTTAGGCTTAAAATACACGGATTCAGAATATTATTACAGTATTCTTGGTAAAATGGAAGAATCCAAAGAGGAGCAAAAATCTTATATTGAGTCTTTTACCAAAATAATAGAATCTTCGCTTAACAGCCAAAAAATAGATTATCGCATTAAAGGTCGTCCGAAATCGATTTATTCTATTTATAAAAAGATGGAGGCTCAAAATGTTACTTTTGAGGAAATTTACGATAAATTTGCCATACGAATTATCTATAAAAGTTCTCCTGAGGAAGAGAAATTCTTGGCTTGGAAAATATATTCCATTGTAACAGACCACTTTCGTCCGAATCCTACACGTTTACGAGATTGGATATCTTCCCCAAAATCAACAGGTTATGAAGCGTTGCACATCACAGTTATGGGGCCTAAAGGGCGTTGGGTAGAGGTGCAAATCCGCAGCGAACGTATGCACGAAATTGCAGAAAAAGGTTATGCGGCTCACTTCAAATACAAACACGGAAGCCAGAAAGAGGCAGGTATTGAAGAGTGGCTCAATCGTTTGCAAGAAGTTTTAGAAGGAAGCGAAGGCAATGCGGTTGATTTCGTGGAGGATTTCAAGCTGAATTTGTATGCCAAAGAAATCTTCGTTTTTACTCCCAATGGGGAAATAAAATCTTTACCAAAAGGGGCAACTCCTTTGGATTTCGCTTTTTACATCCATACGGGGGTGGGAATGAAAACGCGTGGGGCAAAGGTAAATAACAAACTTGTTCCGTTAAGCCACGTGCTAAGAAGCGGTGACCAAGTGGAAATAATCACAGCCGAAAATGCAAAACCAAATAAAAACTGGCTGAATTATGCAACAACTGCCAAAGCTCGAAATAAGATAAAATCAGCTTTGAAAGAGGAAGTCAAAATTGTTGCTTCCGAAGGAAAAGAATTGTTGATGAGAAAGTTAAAACAGCTCAAAGTAATTCTTACAGAAGATGTTGTGAATGAATTAGTTAGTCACTTCAAAACTAAAACGAGTTTGGATGTTTTCTATCAGGTAGGTACGGGAGAAATTACCAACCAAATGTTGCGTGATTTTGCTTCAAAAAGAAGTTCGTTTTTTAACTTTTTTAAGAGCAAAATTACTACAAACAAAAAGCCAACGGAAGAGATTATTCACACTCCGAACGAGCATTATGACAGCATCGTTTTTGGCAAGGAAGAAGAATCATTGGATTATACCTTTGCTAAGTGTTGTAACCCAATTCCCGGTGATTCTATTTTTGGTTTTATTACTATAAATGAAGGAATTAAGGTTCATAAAAAGAATTGTCCGAATGCCATTTCAATGCAATCGAACTATGCTTATCGGATTATGCCCGCTAAATGGATAAAATCGGAAGAGCAAGAATTTAAAGTTGCCGTTCGGATTAGCGGTTTAGACCGTGATGGTTTGGTAGGAGATATTTCACGGGTAATTTCCGAAAATAAATTTGTAAAATTGACCAATATTAACATTGATGCGGAAGGAAATATGTTTAACGGAAAGGTCTCAATTACAGTTAATAACAACGCTACTTTGAAAAAATTAATGCAAGATTTGAAAACCTTGAAAGGAGTGGACAAAGTAAGTCGTTTATAA
- a CDS encoding RNA methyltransferase, which yields MRKLANSELERLEIDEFKKATKTPLIVILDNVRSLNNIGSVFRTCDAFLIEKIFLCGITATPPNKEIHKTALGATESVDWEYVENTISVVERLKSQGIYVIGIEQAEKSVMLNDFQPEPNVKYAVIFGNEVKGVEQEVVSACDGVIEIPQYGTKHSLNISVSAGIVIWDLWKKLNN from the coding sequence ATGCGAAAATTAGCAAATAGTGAATTAGAACGATTGGAGATAGATGAATTTAAAAAAGCAACCAAAACACCGTTAATTGTAATTTTGGATAATGTGCGGAGTTTGAATAATATAGGTTCTGTTTTCAGGACTTGTGATGCTTTTTTGATTGAAAAAATATTTCTTTGTGGTATAACTGCAACTCCTCCGAACAAAGAAATTCACAAAACGGCACTCGGAGCTACTGAAAGCGTGGATTGGGAATATGTTGAAAATACGATTTCGGTGGTGGAACGCCTGAAATCGCAAGGAATTTATGTTATCGGCATTGAGCAAGCCGAAAAGTCTGTAATGCTTAATGATTTTCAGCCCGAGCCAAACGTAAAATACGCGGTTATATTTGGAAATGAGGTAAAAGGAGTGGAACAAGAAGTAGTTTCTGCCTGTGACGGAGTTATCGAAATTCCGCAGTACGGAACGAAACATTCCCTAAATATTTCGGTAAGTGCGGGAATTGTGATTTGGGATTTGTGGAAAAAATTGAACAACTAA